A stretch of DNA from Lysinibacillus sp. B2A1:
AATTATCTTTGATTTTGTTCCATCCCTTGTAATCCTGACGATAGAGGATCTCACCAAATTGTAAAGCATCTACTTTGTACGTTTTTTGCAGTGTATCGAGTGTTTGCTCTAATCCGTTCTTAATTGATTCACTTGTAATTTTATTCAAGGCGGTAATGTTTTGTGGTTTTGTTAAATCAATCATACAATTTACATCTGCAACATTTTGCTCAACGACCAGCTTTATATTAATTTTAGGATGACCATGCTGTACTTTTCCTGTTATTTTAGCTTTTGAATTTGTTACTTCAGTAGTGAGCTTTCCTTTTTCAGGGCAAGCTAATATTTCAAACGTACTCTTAATATGATTATTCATATAGTTATAACTTTTGCTTTCCCCCATTGTTAAAAAGCCTATTAGTTTATAGTCCTTAAATAAAGCTAAATCACCAAATTTTAGAATTGCAGGATTTTGTATTCGCTCTACATTTGTTTGCGTATTCCCGATTGCACTGTCTCCATGCAATTCAATCGTTGATAAAACGGCACTATTTCCTTTACCGCTTAATGAATTGATTAAATCGTCTAAAATAACAGAGTCTGTTGACCCTAATGCTTTTTCTGAACTTTTCAGTGCATTTAGTATATTCTTAGCAGGGATATCTTCTAAGGGCGTTAAAATACTTATTACCTCTTTGGCCGTCGTATCGCGGGCGATTAAAATATTGAATTCACTTCTACCCTCAGGGTCTCTTTGAAATAAATCCAATATATTATTCATGCCCTCCTCAGCCAATTCTTCTCCAATAATGATAATTTGAGCATGTGCATAGTATGGCTTTCTTGGTGTTAAAGTGGTCAGCTTTCTTATAGCCTCGAATAAAGATTTTCCTGTAGCATGATAAGTGATGACGGGGGATTGACTAGTAGCTTTTTTTGATGCTACTTGTCCAGGATTAACAATCTGTACGGAGATTTCATATTGCTCATTCACTCGATCAACACCTACTGCAGCTACAATTGCTAATTCATTTAACTCTCGTTTACTCCAACAACCACCTAACAAAAGAATGAGTAGCACTAATAGAAGTAAGGACAGTGAGTACTTTATGTTAGGCACCTCCAGTTAAACTGCAATGTAGAATTCATATCTCTATAAGGATAAGCAAATTTAAGTAGAAATAATCAAAAATCTATTGTAGAAAATGGCTTGTTTTTGGAAGCACGATTATTTCTGTAAGCGAGGATAGGTAGTTAAAGGTGATTAAAATCGAGGGTAGCTATAAAATTGAGAAATATAGTGACAGTAAAATCATTGCGAGAGTAAAGGAGAATCTATACTTTCGTGGAAATTCATTAAAGTGGGTCACTTATTTTTATAAGTGACCCATAGTAACAAAGCTCGGAGGTGTAAGACTAAACCAGCTTACATTACTAGTAATATGAGAATAACGTTATTTTTGTATAGTTAATTGCCTGAGAAATAAAATAAAAATTTCTAGAAATTACTTTAAATTTATTAGAAAACGCAAAAATAACTTCTCTCTCAAATATAATTACCATTTCAAAATCAACATGCTATCCTATAGTGTTACTTTTTTACTGCATGAATATAGTGTATCGATTCAACGGCTGTTAGATAATCCCCACGTTTATTGAAATAAAGATTTTGTACAGCTTTAGGGGATAAATGCTCATAAATTAGTTGATTTGATTTTTCTAAGAGCATCTCCATTTCATGAAAAGTAAAGCATGACTTCATAGGTTCACCACTTGCGGCTGCCATTTTTACCATATTGCTTACTCGATTAGAAATCCCTTCTTCATGAAATAAGTTTTCATCTGCATAATCCATTACGATTGAGCTGCCTGAAGGTATATATGCAAACAAATGATTGAACAAGTTTGAGATTTCCCCTTTTGTTAAATAATACAAAACTCCTAAGAGGCTAAAGAAAGTTTTCTTGTTGTTAAAGCCACTATCTATTAGACGCTGATAAGAAAATTCCTTTGTAAAATCCATTGCTACAAAATGAAGATTATTAGGTAGCTTGAAATTAGTAGCATCTAATCTATTCTTTTTAAATTTCTGAGTTGCAGGATGATCTATTTCAAAGATTTCCAAGGTGCTTTCTAAATCTGGATGTCTTAAACAAAAAGTATCTAAACCTACTCCAAGAATAACATATTGCTGTACGCCCAATCTAATTTCATTTAATAGAACTTTTTCGCAATACGAAGCACGGGCTAATGGAGTAGGGGAGAGTTGTACTTGGACAATCCATTTTAGGAGCTCTTCGGCATCTCCCTTTAAACTTTCTGCTATATCTTTGTTAAAGAGTTGTATGCCTTGTACCATATTCTCTTGGATATTTATCAATTATGCCTTGGCATAATTGCGTCCAGAATCGGCTTTGTGCTTAGGCCTGCGTGATGCAGGTCAGTTAGCCGTTATCGCATGGATGCGATGATTTTTGGCTAACATCCTTTATTAACTCCTTTCCGATTCCGTGACATCCGCTGGAGGCTTTGGGCCAACACGATGTTGGTCACTCAGGCGTTTTCACAGGATGGGAAGATCTTAGCCTGAGTTCCTCTATTTCAGCGGGTGTTTGGACACCCGCTGAAAAGTAGCTTCACCATCTATAGAGGTGGGAGACTTCTGCTGAAAGAAGTTAAATTCAAGCTGCGTAATTAAATCTTTTGCAAGATAGTCATCAAAAATTTGGGGGATATCAAATTGACTTTGATAGGCTTTGCTAAATGCTGCGATTAATGAAGTTAAACTGGATTCACTTTTCTTCAAGTAAATACACTCCTTCAAAAGCGTTTTGGGTGGGGAGTTTCTTTTGTTAGAATTTTATGATAAAATTTCCATGCTTGAAAGAATCTGAATCGAGGGGGAGATATTATGGTAATCAAAAATAATAGTAACGTGTATAAAAAGGGGAAGACGTTTAACTGATAACTAAAGCGTTTTCCTCAATTTGAAAGGGGAAAATCGTTTGAAACAAGTATTATTAATTATTGATGTCCAACAATCCTTATTAGATGGGAATCATGAAGAAAAGGCTGTATATCAAAAAAATCAGCTAATCCATAATATTAACCTTGTGATTGACAAAGCATTGGAAGCAAATATTCCAATAGTATTTATTAGGGATCTTGACGTTGCGGGAGGTATTGGCGAAGGGTTCGAAATTCATAGTGGCATAAATGTACCTAGCCATGTAAAACTCTTCGATAAAATGGCTACCAATTGCTTCTATGGTACAAAACTTCTAGAATACCTGCAATCTCTAAAAACGGAACATATTGTTGTGATGGGCTGCTCCACACAGCATTGTATTGATAGTGCAGTAAGAACAGCAACAATTAAGGGAATGGACGTTACATTAGTCGGGGATGGACATTCAACAACTGACAGTGATGTTTTAAGGGCAGAGCAAATTATTAAACATCACAATAATATGCTCCACGGTCACTACAATGTGGAGAATTTTTCAGTTGTTAGAAAAGCAGAAGAAGATTTATTTCATCCTACACATGACTCTTATAGGTAAGTGAATCAATAGCATCTGCATTTTATTTGGTCAGTTAGTTGAGAGTTTAAAAAAATTCACGAATGCTTGGGAATTTTGCCTTCCACAAAAAATGTGGAGGGCTTTTACTACATTGAAGGAATATAACAATCTATTTAATATCTCTGTGTAGTTTTAAAACTTTATGATGAATTTTTAATAATCCATTTAAATTTATGATCTATATGCAATAAATTCTACATTTTGAATAGTATTTATTTGTATAAATTATTTATTTAATGGAATAATAATGTATATTGGAATATCAAGCTAATACATATTTAATTAGAATATGGAGGTATAAATATTGGGGAAATTTAGAGATAGAGTAGAAGTATCTTTTATTTCTAACTCATCACAATTTGATTATCTTAACGAAGAAATTCATGAATTAGCTGAGAAATTTAACTTCAATCATCAACAACTTTCTAAAATATTAGATTTATCTATAAATGAGTTGGAAGATTTATTGAATCATAAAGGTAATATTACGCATGAACAACAAGAAAAAATTGAGAATAAAATGACTATGTTAAATTCCGGATTTGAAAGCTTTGATGCAAAAGAAAGAGTAACCTTAATATTAAATGATCTGTTATCGAATTATAGGCTAACTACCGAAAGTTTATCAAAGATTATTAGTGTGGAAGAAAAGGAACTTATAGATTTCAGAAAAGCACAATTAATTGATAGAAATGTAGAATTGAAGATATGTGTGAATGTTATCATGCTTCACTTTGTATTACATAATTAGTAATTAATTTTAAGGCTAGGTATCATTTGATATTAGTCTAGTATTCGTATAAAGAGTTTTGGAATTATTGGTGATTCATTTCGAGCATCATCGTTAATGTTTTGTTCATTATGATTTAGCAAAGATACTATAATTTTATATGTTATAAGTAATAAGTAATTGAAAATTTAGCGCTATTAGGAAAGGTGATTTTTGATGAGTGTGCACAATAGAGCCTTATTAATGGGAGTAACTGTGGGTCTCTTCATCTATATGATTGAAGATTTCAATTTGAATTTTATCTGGAAATTCTCCTTATTATTAGTAGTTGTTACTATAATTAATACAGTAGTAGATCGATTATATAGGCATAAGAAAGAAGACATGAAATAATAGGAAAAAATTATTAGAGTAATGTACAGTCAACATTATCGAACTCCGTAATGTTGAGAATATTTTTTGAATAAAATTACAACTTTGTAGAATGGAAAAATAATATCCAATTTAATAGGTTATGGTTTTTAAAATAACAAAGCAGGAGGGATTTTAAATCTCTTTATAGAATAGGATTTATTGGTACCTAATTAAGACGAGAGAGGTGAAATAAAATGGGGCAAATTAAAATCTATGGTGTTAAGGACAGCTTAAATCCTATTAAGAAAACATTATCGAATATTATTCATTCTTGTATGATGGATGCACTTGAATATCCTTCCGATAAGAAATTCCACCGCTTTTTTCCTATGGATAAAGAGGATTTTTATTTTGCAAGTGAAAGAACTGAATCATATATCATAATTGAAGTTAGTATGTTCGAGGGTCGAACGATTGAGGCTAAAAAACAATTACTAAAGCTATTATTTGAACGGATAAATAACCAATTAAATATACATCCTCAAGATGTTGAAATTACAATTTTTGAAACCCCAAGACATAATTGGGGAATAAGAGGCTTACCGGGAGATGAGTTAGCACTGAATTATAAAGTCAATGTTTGAGCTAATAGGAAATCAATTAGTCATTACTTTTTTAGCTTAAAGAACTAAAGGGTCATTTAAGTGATCCATCGACTTTATAAAGTGTAAAACGCTGTATAACCAATATTTTTAAAGTATCTTGTTCTTTTAAAAAGTACAAGTAATTCAATCATGGAATGGATGAACCCTTAATTTGAGATCGATATTCAACAAAAGACAGTGATGTTTTAGGACAAAATTGATTTTTAAACATCACAATAATATACTCACAGTAAATATAATTTATTTGTTCAGAATTTGTTTAGGAAGATGTGTTATGCTATCTTTGTCAAGGTAAACAAACGAACACGCATAAAAAGGCCAGGTGATCACAGATTGTTGTGCACCTGGTCTTTTACTATTCTTCACAAAAAATCTCGGGGATATCACTATTGCATTTCTTTAAATTATAAGATAATTAAAAGTAGCTAAATCAACAATGAATAAATCTGTTTTTATTTAGAGTATGGAGGAGATATCCTGTGCTGAAAAATAGAAAAATAATCGTAACGGGCGCCGCTTCTGGGATTGGAAGAGAAATTGTTAAACATTGTTTACAGGAAGGGGCTTCAGTCATTGCGTGTGATATTAATGAACAAGCCTTATATGAATTAAAAACTTCTATTAACAGTTTTGCTTTATATACATATCCATTAGATGTAAGTAAATACGAAGAAGTAGCTAATTTTTTTGCAATTGTTGAAGAAGAACATTCTGACCTAGATAGTTTAGTGAATAATGCAGGCATCTATTTGGCTAAAACTATACTTGATTACAAGCCTGATGAGATTGATCAGGTGCTTAATATCAATATTAAAGGCAGCATTTATTTTTCACAAATGTTTGGACGGTTTAAACTGCAAAATAAACAGAAAGGCGTTATTGTAAATATATCTTCAGTGTCTGGCCTAGAAGGTAGTTCGGATGCTATCTATGGGCTTTCAAAGGCTGCAATACTCGGTTTAACTAAAAGCAATGCAACAAACTTTGCGCCTTTCATCAGGGTTAATGCTGTCGCTCCTACAATGGTTCAAACTTCGATGATGGATATAATTCCTGAATGGAGAAAAGAGAAGTATTTACAACAGCAGCTTATTCATACACCAGTAACACCTGACGATGTTGCTGAAACAGTAATATTTTTAATATCAAATAAATCTAAGCATTATACAGGTGCAACCTTTGATATTAACAATGGAGGTTACTTAAGATAATTTAATTTTGAACAACTTATCTTCATAAGTTTCTAAGTGAAAGGGAAAATGAAATGACGATATATATTGCATTACTTAGAGGTATTAACGTAGGAGCCCATAATAAAATTATAATGGCACAACTAAAAAGCTCTCTTGAACAACTTGCATTACAAAATATAAGAACATATATTCAAAGTGGAAATATCATTTTTGAATCAAATGAATCTGAGGAAGATTTGCAAACGAAAATTCAAGAAAAAATTCATGAGGATTTTGATATATTCACTACAGTTGTCATTCGAAATGCTGAACAATTACTACAAATCGTGCGACAAT
This window harbors:
- a CDS encoding 3-ketoacyl-ACP reductase yields the protein MLKNRKIIVTGAASGIGREIVKHCLQEGASVIACDINEQALYELKTSINSFALYTYPLDVSKYEEVANFFAIVEEEHSDLDSLVNNAGIYLAKTILDYKPDEIDQVLNINIKGSIYFSQMFGRFKLQNKQKGVIVNISSVSGLEGSSDAIYGLSKAAILGLTKSNATNFAPFIRVNAVAPTMVQTSMMDIIPEWRKEKYLQQQLIHTPVTPDDVAETVIFLISNKSKHYTGATFDINNGGYLR
- a CDS encoding SAM-dependent methyltransferase, which gives rise to MVQGIQLFNKDIAESLKGDAEELLKWIVQVQLSPTPLARASYCEKVLLNEIRLGVQQYVILGVGLDTFCLRHPDLESTLEIFEIDHPATQKFKKNRLDATNFKLPNNLHFVAMDFTKEFSYQRLIDSGFNNKKTFFSLLGVLYYLTKGEISNLFNHLFAYIPSGSSIVMDYADENLFHEEGISNRVSNMVKMAAASGEPMKSCFTFHEMEMLLEKSNQLIYEHLSPKAVQNLYFNKRGDYLTAVESIHYIHAVKK
- a CDS encoding Ger(x)C family spore germination protein, with product MPNIKYSLSLLLLVLLILLLGGCWSKRELNELAIVAAVGVDRVNEQYEISVQIVNPGQVASKKATSQSPVITYHATGKSLFEAIRKLTTLTPRKPYYAHAQIIIIGEELAEEGMNNILDLFQRDPEGRSEFNILIARDTTAKEVISILTPLEDIPAKNILNALKSSEKALGSTDSVILDDLINSLSGKGNSAVLSTIELHGDSAIGNTQTNVERIQNPAILKFGDLALFKDYKLIGFLTMGESKSYNYMNNHIKSTFEILACPEKGKLTTEVTNSKAKITGKVQHGHPKINIKLVVEQNVADVNCMIDLTKPQNITALNKITSESIKNGLEQTLDTLQKTYKVDALQFGEILYRQDYKGWNKIKDNWVSLFPNIDVKVQVTVKTQGIGTSLNKDLQKSS
- a CDS encoding tautomerase family protein, whose product is MGQIKIYGVKDSLNPIKKTLSNIIHSCMMDALEYPSDKKFHRFFPMDKEDFYFASERTESYIIIEVSMFEGRTIEAKKQLLKLLFERINNQLNIHPQDVEITIFETPRHNWGIRGLPGDELALNYKVNV
- a CDS encoding cysteine hydrolase, with protein sequence MKQVLLIIDVQQSLLDGNHEEKAVYQKNQLIHNINLVIDKALEANIPIVFIRDLDVAGGIGEGFEIHSGINVPSHVKLFDKMATNCFYGTKLLEYLQSLKTEHIVVMGCSTQHCIDSAVRTATIKGMDVTLVGDGHSTTDSDVLRAEQIIKHHNNMLHGHYNVENFSVVRKAEEDLFHPTHDSYR